In uncultured Fibrobacter sp., a single genomic region encodes these proteins:
- a CDS encoding TIGR02147 family protein, which translates to MKSIIEYENYRTYMQDFYDQRKRCSAFSWREFSRLAGFSSPIYIKLVCEGKSNLSQIGVERVAAAMGLAGYDLVYFRSLVAFCQAKKDADKMRAYEEMVKVASANKVRELDNVPLLFYESWRIPVLRELAAHMPGATPGDLARLCYPKISAAEVKDSLAFLVKEGLLKKTSENSYEQSEKRVRVSGEAMPIAVRAMHRQMAEFAKNAVDEVSPMERNISGLTLGLTSRAYQRVVSELESFRQKIIAIATEEDGMDQVYRLNLQLFPLTRNKREAV; encoded by the coding sequence ATGAAGTCCATAATCGAATACGAGAATTACCGCACCTATATGCAGGATTTCTACGACCAGCGTAAGCGCTGCTCGGCGTTTTCTTGGCGTGAGTTTTCTCGTTTGGCAGGCTTTTCGTCGCCCATCTATATCAAACTGGTTTGCGAGGGAAAGAGCAACCTGAGTCAGATTGGGGTGGAACGCGTGGCCGCGGCCATGGGACTTGCCGGTTACGATCTTGTGTATTTCCGTTCTCTTGTGGCGTTTTGCCAGGCGAAGAAGGACGCCGACAAAATGCGCGCCTACGAAGAAATGGTAAAGGTCGCAAGCGCCAACAAAGTGCGCGAACTGGACAACGTCCCCTTGCTTTTTTACGAATCATGGAGAATTCCCGTGCTTCGTGAATTGGCCGCCCACATGCCGGGGGCGACTCCCGGCGATTTGGCCCGCCTTTGCTATCCGAAAATTTCGGCTGCGGAGGTGAAGGATTCACTTGCCTTTCTCGTGAAAGAAGGGCTTCTCAAGAAGACGTCGGAAAATTCCTACGAGCAAAGTGAAAAGCGCGTGAGAGTCTCTGGCGAGGCGATGCCGATAGCGGTGAGGGCCATGCATCGGCAGATGGCTGAATTTGCAAAAAATGCCGTGGACGAAGTTTCCCCCATGGAACGCAACATTTCCGGGCTCACCTTGGGCCTTACATCTAGGGCGTACCAGCGTGTTGTTTCGGAGTTGGAATCGTTCCGTCAAAAAATTATTGCCATCGCGACAGAAGAAGATGGCATGGACCAGGTCTATCGATTGAATTTGCAATTGTTCCCATTGACCCGAAATAAGAGAGAGGCGGTATGA
- a CDS encoding TIGR02171 family protein, with product MMLLEPMTAKLVWLRSVALLSVFAALALFLASCSDLYTDSASSLLPDEFSSVGVGRDSLDEDMVLVHAKGAHVTLGTEDSAVKVNERTKMRVEFDYDFSIGKHEVTCGEFNKFAKAKKSALKNQVPCKSSNLPATEITYFDAVLFANAKSAAMGVDSAYSYLHAIYDDDGICVNLEGLVFRSEVNGYRLPTEAEWVLVASQGWNPSESWNASNSKYQIHEVCKKKKNELGLCDMAGNVVEWTNDWMGAFWDTTVVDFMGASDRNGVGERVLKGGCYKNYAENINLYARGDVYTVTSSTKAEYVGMRLARGRVPSPEWLNASGRVEASKTFLVANFATLRNVVSMDKIKLVFRDDITGNLVFVDYSSGALALTEIKDTLNAYHPDISPDGSKVAFCTGLEGVDGSSGIYVRNLDAKGSGLVKLDVKNAAVPRWQVTPDGDTVIVYVTDSGNNKNESEWRSKSTWKVKFKKGTFGKPEKLFDGAYHGGITEDGQFAVTGSQLLRVRVGGRDTVWYNGEQACNVSLSRERIRRVLFLDFGSKTGEAFVGENYDTHERLLVMDTAGTLVNSFAAPEGFTFDHSEWAQNYANDWRREIAVATLANKNGMHSKIVVLNMADSSFTELVSGTELWHPCLWMNASYSRTKKTEFDPDSAGIYMNSLDDPNAVISLRYKMELLWKFRDMVQVAIMGSSRPLYSVSPSFLSNGYFAVNLAHTPNSIYAIRDYYMRYVNPHLYKLKFLVVSLDIDFWNKMDNSKADNFFAKEYKRYPGYVYDENHNYWKDSNPRELYTYTSQAPYDDTLARRIYHTDRGRFIANGCASDGWGGKKPEVGQDSTLYDDAPELIDNSMAALDSIIRVAANKNVTVIGVIFPQSPAYKKTGAFGRYGMRRSLAKKVIQRIDDLTRVYSNFVFWDINQMGDHDFGDDMATDYDHLCSEGAIRLSIKLDSVITAIEKKNSH from the coding sequence ATGATGTTACTCGAACCGATGACTGCAAAGCTGGTTTGGTTAAGGTCCGTTGCCTTGTTGTCCGTTTTTGCCGCCCTTGCGCTATTCCTGGCATCTTGTTCGGATTTGTACACCGATTCTGCTAGCTCCCTTTTGCCTGACGAATTTTCCTCGGTCGGCGTTGGTCGCGATTCTCTTGACGAAGATATGGTCCTCGTTCATGCAAAAGGGGCTCACGTGACGCTCGGCACGGAAGATTCTGCGGTCAAGGTGAACGAGCGGACGAAAATGAGGGTGGAATTTGACTACGATTTTTCGATAGGCAAGCACGAGGTCACTTGCGGAGAGTTTAATAAATTTGCCAAGGCGAAAAAATCTGCGCTCAAGAACCAAGTGCCTTGCAAGTCGAGTAACCTGCCGGCAACAGAGATCACCTATTTTGATGCGGTGCTTTTTGCAAATGCCAAGAGTGCCGCGATGGGGGTGGATTCCGCTTATTCGTACCTGCATGCCATTTATGACGACGACGGAATTTGTGTTAACTTGGAAGGGCTTGTATTCAGGTCGGAAGTGAACGGCTATAGGTTGCCTACCGAGGCGGAGTGGGTACTTGTCGCAAGTCAGGGGTGGAATCCGTCGGAATCCTGGAATGCCTCTAATTCAAAATACCAAATCCATGAGGTCTGCAAAAAAAAGAAAAACGAATTGGGCCTCTGCGATATGGCAGGGAATGTCGTCGAATGGACGAATGATTGGATGGGAGCGTTCTGGGATACTACGGTAGTCGACTTTATGGGGGCCTCAGACCGGAACGGTGTCGGGGAGCGTGTTCTCAAGGGGGGCTGCTATAAGAACTATGCGGAAAATATTAACCTGTATGCTCGTGGGGATGTGTATACGGTGACGTCTTCGACCAAAGCGGAGTATGTCGGGATGCGCCTTGCGCGCGGTCGGGTGCCTTCGCCGGAGTGGCTAAACGCATCCGGAAGGGTGGAAGCGTCGAAGACATTCCTTGTCGCGAATTTTGCGACGCTGCGGAATGTCGTTAGCATGGACAAGATAAAATTGGTATTTCGTGATGATATTACAGGCAACTTGGTCTTTGTCGATTATTCGAGCGGCGCGTTGGCCTTGACCGAAATAAAGGATACCTTGAATGCGTATCATCCGGATATCTCGCCGGATGGCTCGAAGGTTGCGTTCTGTACGGGTTTGGAAGGTGTCGACGGTTCTTCTGGCATTTATGTCAGGAACCTGGACGCAAAGGGCTCGGGTTTGGTAAAGTTGGATGTGAAAAATGCTGCGGTCCCCCGTTGGCAAGTGACTCCGGACGGCGACACGGTAATTGTCTACGTGACGGATTCCGGTAACAACAAAAACGAGTCGGAATGGCGCTCGAAGAGCACGTGGAAGGTGAAGTTCAAGAAGGGGACCTTTGGAAAACCGGAAAAACTCTTTGACGGGGCGTATCATGGCGGGATTACCGAGGATGGCCAATTTGCCGTTACGGGCTCCCAACTGCTCAGGGTGAGGGTCGGTGGGCGCGATACGGTGTGGTACAACGGCGAGCAAGCTTGCAATGTCTCGCTATCGAGGGAACGTATCCGTCGTGTCCTTTTCCTTGATTTCGGATCGAAGACGGGGGAGGCTTTTGTCGGGGAGAACTATGACACGCATGAACGCTTGCTCGTCATGGATACGGCAGGAACTCTGGTGAATTCGTTTGCCGCTCCCGAAGGCTTTACGTTTGACCATAGCGAGTGGGCACAGAACTATGCGAACGACTGGAGACGCGAAATTGCGGTTGCAACGCTTGCCAACAAGAACGGGATGCATTCAAAAATTGTCGTGCTGAATATGGCCGACAGCAGCTTCACGGAACTTGTTAGCGGCACTGAACTGTGGCACCCGTGCTTGTGGATGAATGCTTCGTATTCCAGAACGAAAAAAACGGAATTTGATCCTGACAGTGCGGGAATTTACATGAATTCCCTCGATGACCCGAATGCCGTGATTTCTTTGCGGTACAAGATGGAACTGCTTTGGAAGTTCCGTGACATGGTGCAGGTTGCAATCATGGGGTCGTCGCGTCCCCTGTATTCCGTGTCGCCTTCCTTTTTGAGCAATGGCTATTTTGCCGTGAACCTGGCGCATACTCCAAATTCCATCTACGCGATTAGGGATTACTACATGCGCTATGTCAATCCCCATCTGTACAAATTGAAATTCCTGGTGGTTTCGCTAGATATTGATTTCTGGAATAAGATGGATAATTCCAAGGCCGACAACTTCTTTGCCAAGGAATACAAGCGTTATCCGGGATATGTGTACGACGAGAACCACAACTATTGGAAGGATAGCAATCCGCGGGAACTTTATACGTACACCTCGCAAGCCCCGTATGATGACACTCTTGCGCGGCGTATTTACCACACTGACCGGGGGCGTTTCATTGCGAACGGCTGCGCTTCGGATGGATGGGGTGGGAAAAAACCGGAAGTCGGGCAGGACTCTACATTGTACGACGACGCACCTGAATTGATCGATAACAGCATGGCCGCGTTGGATTCGATTATCCGGGTTGCCGCGAATAAGAACGTGACGGTAATCGGAGTTATTTTCCCGCAAAGCCCGGCATACAAGAAAACTGGTGCGTTTGGCCGTTACGGCATGCGCAGAAGCCTTGCCAAGAAGGTTATTCAAAGGATTGATGACTTGACGCGGGTCTACTCCAACTTTGTATTCTGGGATATAAACCAGATGGGAGACCATGATTTTGGTGATGATATGGCGACGGACTATGACCATTTGTGCAGTGAAGGGGCAATCCGGCTTTCTATAAAGTTGGATTCCGTGATTACCGCTATTGAGAAAAAGAATAGTCATTAA
- a CDS encoding transglutaminase family protein produces the protein MLKKLFWPCLVLLLTAALTAALWSGRTAEPTYAEMACLFEEKPTGCVDSIADWKSGLAFYDSAVAVSRDPLKSLTALLWDYWNIEFAGAGEAAVSKDAVLPLQVLKNRKSGCMGLAWLAMMVAEARNLPLNVILLPGHVFLRYGKLNGLEEFGFARKTVNLEPNRRGYSYTDEEYREKYKNGPWTGLEFKPLKTREFVGLAAFDLGNLYMDSEPRRALAWYRMAEEFFPAYPGISVNQEIVKKRLPNSL, from the coding sequence ATGTTAAAAAAACTGTTCTGGCCGTGCCTCGTGCTGCTTTTGACCGCGGCGCTCACCGCTGCCTTGTGGAGCGGTCGCACTGCCGAGCCGACGTATGCCGAGATGGCCTGCCTGTTCGAGGAAAAACCGACGGGGTGTGTCGACTCGATTGCGGATTGGAAATCGGGACTTGCTTTTTATGACAGTGCTGTGGCTGTGTCCAGGGATCCGCTCAAATCCTTGACGGCACTCCTTTGGGATTATTGGAATATTGAATTTGCCGGGGCGGGGGAGGCCGCCGTTTCGAAGGATGCGGTGCTCCCGTTGCAAGTTTTAAAGAACCGGAAGTCCGGCTGCATGGGCCTTGCCTGGCTTGCCATGATGGTCGCCGAGGCCAGGAATCTGCCATTGAACGTGATTCTATTGCCTGGTCATGTCTTTTTGCGTTACGGGAAATTGAACGGGCTGGAAGAGTTTGGCTTTGCGCGCAAGACGGTAAACCTGGAGCCGAACCGTCGCGGGTATTCGTACACGGACGAGGAATACCGCGAAAAGTACAAGAACGGCCCGTGGACAGGACTGGAGTTCAAGCCTTTGAAAACACGCGAATTCGTGGGACTTGCCGCATTTGACTTGGGAAACCTGTATATGGACTCCGAACCCCGCCGGGCGCTGGCCTGGTACCGAATGGCGGAAGAATTTTTCCCTGCGTATCCGGGCATCTCGGTGAATCAGGAAATTGTCAAGAAGCGATTGCCGAATTCATTGTAG
- a CDS encoding TIGR02171 family protein has translation MKWSIVFTFLGILFAGCGFFDDSSSDPSEPVPSAGDEFPVEMLQNEFPVEMLQIKSSNQLVSLGTNDWIAKAIERPLMQVRFDYDFSIGRHEVTCGEFNKLMNLTTGLALQCAGENLPATDLTFYDAVLYANALSKAKNLDTAYTYAYAIFDADYHCLRLENYAFHPEVEGFRLPTESEWVYAAVQDWNPDSSWNFSNSGSQLHDVCTIAAKEDLPCDMVGNAMEWVNDWLGKFRDTTVSNYVGGLDIGSLGGRIVKGDCYFTDAAHMTYYSRDDLGMVLSSMKANFIGFRLALGKIPNASFTENAANSNVVLLLNSLEVRSLVGASQVKLAFRNDMTRNMVLVDYSGDSPLVAEIEDDIDVFHLDISPDGKRVAFSTNHEGMVGASSLYVRDFNAEGTNLVKLDVETAAIPRWRVLENGDTVIVYVTKTSLNDDETEFKLASTWQVKFADGKFGVPEKILDGFYHGGVSIDNSFAVTGSRLLRARIGNRDVIWYNGEQVCNASLAKDGSKRTLFLDLVGKMGREFSGEAYRGHEKILVVDSTGALIQMVSAPASYAFDHTEWIAGLNDFVIATVVNPDGFHEKIVLVNMTNGEITDLAYGDELWHPALWVQREQDGFSRLDGFEGIMNP, from the coding sequence ATGAAATGGAGTATAGTTTTCACCTTCTTGGGAATTCTTTTTGCCGGATGTGGCTTTTTTGATGATTCTTCATCGGATCCTTCTGAGCCGGTTCCCAGCGCTGGTGATGAGTTCCCTGTGGAAATGCTTCAAAATGAGTTCCCTGTGGAAATGCTTCAAATAAAGTCATCCAATCAGCTTGTTTCGTTGGGGACGAACGATTGGATTGCGAAAGCCATTGAACGCCCGTTGATGCAGGTGCGTTTCGATTATGATTTTTCAATAGGTCGGCACGAAGTGACCTGTGGCGAGTTTAATAAACTGATGAATTTGACAACAGGCCTTGCGCTGCAATGTGCAGGTGAAAATCTCCCCGCCACTGATTTGACTTTTTATGACGCGGTCTTGTATGCCAATGCGCTGAGCAAGGCGAAAAACCTTGATACCGCTTATACCTATGCCTATGCGATATTCGATGCCGATTACCATTGCTTGAGATTGGAAAACTATGCTTTCCATCCCGAAGTAGAGGGCTTCCGTTTGCCGACAGAATCCGAATGGGTCTATGCGGCTGTGCAGGATTGGAACCCCGATTCAAGCTGGAATTTCAGCAATTCCGGTTCTCAATTGCACGATGTCTGTACTATCGCCGCTAAAGAGGATCTGCCCTGTGACATGGTCGGGAATGCGATGGAATGGGTGAATGACTGGCTCGGAAAATTCCGGGATACAACCGTGTCGAATTACGTAGGCGGCTTGGATATCGGTTCGCTGGGTGGGCGTATTGTGAAGGGCGACTGCTACTTTACGGATGCGGCCCATATGACCTACTATTCGCGTGATGATCTTGGCATGGTGCTCTCTTCGATGAAGGCTAATTTCATTGGTTTTAGACTTGCCTTGGGGAAAATTCCCAATGCATCGTTCACAGAGAATGCGGCGAATAGCAATGTGGTTCTTCTGCTCAATTCGTTGGAAGTCCGTTCTTTGGTGGGAGCGTCTCAAGTGAAACTAGCCTTCCGTAACGACATGACTCGGAATATGGTCCTAGTCGATTATTCGGGTGATTCCCCGTTGGTGGCAGAAATCGAGGATGATATCGATGTATTCCATTTGGATATTTCTCCTGATGGAAAGAGGGTTGCTTTCAGCACGAATCACGAGGGAATGGTGGGTGCTTCGAGCCTCTATGTGCGCGACTTCAATGCAGAAGGAACGAACTTGGTGAAGCTGGACGTGGAAACGGCGGCTATCCCGCGCTGGCGCGTCCTTGAAAATGGCGATACGGTTATCGTTTATGTGACAAAAACTTCCCTCAATGATGATGAAACGGAATTCAAGTTGGCCTCTACATGGCAAGTGAAATTCGCAGATGGCAAATTTGGAGTTCCCGAAAAAATCCTTGACGGTTTTTATCATGGCGGTGTTAGTATAGACAACTCGTTTGCCGTGACGGGTTCCCGTCTGCTTCGCGCCCGCATTGGCAATCGTGATGTGATTTGGTATAATGGCGAACAGGTTTGCAACGCTTCCCTTGCCAAGGATGGGAGCAAGCGCACGCTGTTCTTGGACCTTGTTGGAAAAATGGGACGGGAATTTTCGGGTGAAGCCTATAGAGGGCACGAAAAAATCCTGGTGGTCGACAGCACTGGAGCTTTGATTCAGATGGTTTCGGCCCCTGCGTCTTATGCATTTGACCATACCGAGTGGATTGCCGGCTTGAACGACTTTGTCATTGCGACTGTGGTGAATCCTGATGGCTTCCATGAAAAGATTGTTCTTGTAAACATGACCAATGGCGAAATTACGGATTTAGCCTATGGTGACGAACTTTGGCATCCTGCTCTTTGGGTGCAACGGGAACAAGATGGGTTCTCACGACTTGATGGGTTTGAAGGAATCATGAATCCTTAA
- a CDS encoding TIGR02171 family protein translates to MNRCLLKMPLVLFLASCGFFDDSSSGLNPESVILEDSLPGMFHVVANGQQVVLGTDVATAKANERTEMHVHFDYDFLMGRSEVTCGEFNGLMTPRTGLLLQCASDNIPATNLTYFDAVLYANERSKVGGFDTAYTYVNAAFDAEKHCTNLEGFAFHPEVDGFRLPTEAEWMFVVGMVWNPNSGWNAGNSDYKLHEVCSMGTIEYGFCDMAGNAMEWVNDWLGGFRDTSLTNYVGPPDGGTLGERIVKGGSFRSEVSSMKLYSRGDVYTVTSSTLADYVGFRLAFGKIPNATWMSSSGKASSSRIVLLANSSTIHSQTGTFRTKLAFRNDLTGNLAFVDYSGGILSATEITDTIDVFHPDISPDGKRVAFCTGLEGVSGKSALYVRDLNADGTNLVKLDVESAAIPRWRVLENGDTAIVYVTDAGNNADEFAFKGASTWQVRFANGVFGMPEKLFDGAYHGGVSNDNLFAVTGARLLRANVLGQDVVWYNGEQACNASLAKDSSKRTLFLDFGGTTGRAFVGDDYGTHARLLVVDSSGNLVQTVAAPNGYTFDHTEWTSSGNLAVATLTNINGAHEKVVLINLSDGSVVDLVEGDELWHPALWVQRENFVANVLLDPDSAGVYLTVTDDPAAAILRYKLELLWTYKDWANVIVLGSSRPQGGIVSNNLPEPFRTLNLANVPNMMTVSDYLARNYVFPHVKNLKYLVVSLDIDLWHKEEHSEYNFFYKNYKKYPGFVYDENHDFWKNGYPEGLAEMTTYSMGMEYYQNVFIPSRGYDYAQPGTWEEFPAVENDSTWMSSCSENFYAALSHLENILKMAENRSVYVIGVVFPQSPNYRNTGSFGRYGIRRSEAPRLLKEIENLKTAYPHFVFWDENKMGFHDYTDIMASNRDHLSAYGAIQFTERLNILLDSLEGIVRP, encoded by the coding sequence ATGAATCGTTGTCTGCTCAAAATGCCCCTGGTGCTTTTTTTGGCCTCGTGCGGTTTTTTTGACGATTCATCGTCGGGCCTTAATCCTGAAAGCGTTATTTTGGAAGATTCTCTGCCGGGAATGTTTCATGTGGTGGCAAATGGCCAACAAGTCGTTCTAGGGACAGATGTGGCTACCGCGAAAGCGAATGAACGTACGGAAATGCATGTTCACTTCGATTACGATTTTTTGATGGGGCGCAGCGAAGTCACGTGTGGTGAGTTCAATGGCCTGATGACGCCAAGGACAGGGCTTTTGCTACAATGTGCTAGCGATAATATCCCTGCGACGAACTTGACTTATTTTGATGCGGTTCTGTATGCCAATGAGCGGAGCAAGGTAGGTGGTTTCGATACCGCTTACACCTATGTCAATGCCGCATTCGATGCCGAAAAGCATTGTACGAATCTCGAGGGCTTCGCCTTCCATCCCGAAGTGGATGGATTTCGCTTGCCGACCGAGGCGGAATGGATGTTTGTTGTGGGAATGGTCTGGAATCCCAATTCGGGTTGGAATGCCGGCAATTCGGATTATAAGTTGCACGAAGTGTGTTCAATGGGAACGATTGAATACGGGTTCTGTGACATGGCTGGCAATGCGATGGAGTGGGTGAACGATTGGCTTGGCGGTTTTCGCGATACATCTCTCACAAATTATGTAGGACCACCCGATGGTGGCACGCTTGGAGAGCGCATCGTGAAAGGCGGTAGTTTCCGCAGCGAAGTCTCTTCCATGAAACTTTACAGTCGCGGCGATGTATATACGGTGACGTCTTCGACTTTGGCGGACTATGTCGGATTCAGGCTTGCGTTTGGCAAGATTCCCAATGCAACGTGGATGAGTTCCAGTGGGAAAGCCTCGTCGAGCCGCATTGTGCTTTTGGCCAATTCATCGACGATTCATTCCCAGACGGGAACGTTCCGCACGAAACTCGCATTCCGCAACGACTTGACCGGGAACTTGGCCTTTGTCGATTATTCTGGCGGAATCCTTTCGGCAACCGAAATCACAGATACTATCGATGTGTTCCATCCAGATATTTCTCCCGACGGCAAGAGGGTCGCTTTCTGCACAGGTCTCGAAGGCGTATCGGGGAAGTCGGCTCTTTACGTGCGCGACTTGAATGCAGACGGGACAAACCTCGTGAAGCTCGATGTGGAATCGGCGGCTATCCCGCGCTGGCGTGTACTTGAAAATGGAGATACAGCCATTGTCTACGTGACAGATGCCGGCAATAATGCGGATGAATTCGCATTCAAGGGGGCTTCCACTTGGCAGGTCCGGTTTGCTAACGGCGTGTTCGGTATGCCAGAAAAACTGTTTGACGGGGCGTACCACGGCGGTGTCAGCAACGATAATTTGTTTGCCGTGACTGGAGCGCGTCTCCTCCGAGCCAACGTTCTTGGGCAAGATGTGGTTTGGTACAATGGAGAACAGGCTTGTAACGCCTCGCTGGCTAAGGATTCCAGCAAACGGACCCTATTCTTGGATTTTGGCGGAACGACGGGAAGGGCTTTTGTGGGCGATGATTATGGAACGCATGCAAGACTTTTAGTGGTGGACAGCTCCGGAAACTTGGTCCAGACGGTCGCGGCTCCCAACGGTTACACATTCGATCATACTGAGTGGACGTCCAGTGGCAACTTGGCTGTGGCCACTTTGACAAACATCAATGGTGCCCATGAGAAGGTTGTCCTCATAAACCTTTCGGATGGTAGTGTTGTCGACCTTGTCGAAGGGGACGAACTTTGGCATCCCGCTCTTTGGGTGCAACGGGAAAATTTTGTGGCAAATGTCTTGCTCGATCCGGATAGTGCAGGAGTCTATTTGACCGTGACGGACGACCCTGCTGCGGCAATCTTGCGCTATAAATTGGAACTGCTTTGGACATATAAGGATTGGGCTAATGTCATTGTCCTAGGTTCTTCGCGCCCTCAGGGAGGGATTGTTTCGAATAACCTGCCCGAACCCTTTAGGACCTTGAATCTTGCGAATGTCCCGAATATGATGACCGTTTCGGATTACCTTGCCCGTAACTATGTTTTCCCGCATGTTAAAAACTTGAAGTACCTCGTAGTTTCTTTGGATATTGATTTGTGGCATAAAGAAGAACATAGTGAATACAATTTCTTCTATAAGAATTACAAGAAGTATCCGGGATTCGTGTACGACGAAAATCATGATTTTTGGAAGAATGGCTATCCCGAGGGTTTGGCGGAAATGACGACATATTCAATGGGGATGGAATACTACCAGAATGTCTTCATTCCTTCCCGGGGATACGATTATGCACAACCGGGAACTTGGGAGGAATTTCCTGCTGTTGAAAATGACAGTACATGGATGAGTTCCTGTTCGGAGAATTTTTACGCGGCTCTATCTCATCTAGAAAATATCTTGAAAATGGCGGAGAATCGCAGTGTTTACGTCATAGGGGTTGTGTTCCCGCAGAGCCCGAATTACCGGAATACGGGCTCGTTTGGCCGCTATGGAATCCGCAGAAGCGAAGCTCCGAGACTGTTGAAAGAAATCGAGAACCTTAAAACCGCCTATCCGCATTTTGTTTTTTGGGATGAAAATAAGATGGGCTTCCATGACTATACCGACATCATGGCATCCAATAGGGACCACCTGAGTGCTTATGGCGCGATACAGTTTACGGAGCGATTGAATATATTGCTAGATAGCCTCGAAGGAATCGTGCGTCCTTAA